Proteins encoded within one genomic window of Festucalex cinctus isolate MCC-2025b chromosome 18, RoL_Fcin_1.0, whole genome shotgun sequence:
- the LOC144005862 gene encoding uncharacterized protein LOC144005862, protein MKVDLLALTVCLLVMLCRGKTNETTPSPLSTSPASTKPTTPGLGLTTTTDSAPPSTVSATPDPATSEPSSSAETGSSPTDTVTPTDGTADVTGGGGGPEGLSDGAIAGITIGSIAGVAAIGGGVFGILKYTGRV, encoded by the exons ATGAAAGTGGATCTACTTGCCCTGACCGTATGCCTCCTCG TCATGCTGTGCCGAGGGAAGACAAACGAGACGACACCAAGTCCACTGTCAACTTCTCCCGCCTCAACTAAACCAACCACACCTGGTCTGGGCTTGACAACTACTACGGATTCGGCACCACCAAGTACAGTGTCCGCCACGCCCGATCCGGCCACGTCAGAGCCTTCCAGCTCAGCAGAAACTGGCTCGTCTCCGACCGATACAGTAACCCCAACAGACGGGACAGCAGACGTGACTGGAGGTGGCGGCGGGCCCGAAGGGCTTTCAGACGGGGCCATCGCGGGCATCACCATCGGTTCCATTGCCGGCGTGGCCGCAATTG GTGGCGGCGTCTTTGGAATACTCAAGTACACTGGCAGAGTGTGA